Proteins encoded together in one Bosea sp. (in: a-proteobacteria) window:
- the coaE gene encoding dephospho-CoA kinase (Dephospho-CoA kinase (CoaE) performs the final step in coenzyme A biosynthesis.): MTFVLGLTGSIGMGKSTTAALFVQRGVPLHDADAAVHRLHRGRAAGPIEAAFPGTVVDGAVDRARLGAAVLGKPEALGRLEAIIHPLVREEKDAFLARCRREGAGLAVIDVPLLLETGGQAHCDAVLVVTAPAQVQRARVLARPGMNAEKLDAILSRQMPDAEKRRHAHFLVDTSRGLMAAERQVGSILRALAGRPGRGAAARS; the protein is encoded by the coding sequence ATGACTTTCGTGCTGGGCCTGACGGGCTCGATCGGGATGGGGAAATCGACAACGGCGGCGCTGTTCGTCCAGCGTGGCGTGCCGTTGCACGATGCCGACGCGGCGGTGCATCGCCTGCATCGCGGCCGGGCCGCGGGCCCGATCGAGGCCGCCTTTCCCGGCACGGTCGTCGATGGCGCGGTCGATCGCGCGAGGCTTGGCGCCGCCGTTCTCGGCAAGCCGGAGGCGCTCGGCCGGCTCGAGGCGATCATCCACCCGCTGGTGCGCGAGGAGAAGGACGCCTTCCTCGCCCGCTGCCGCCGGGAGGGGGCGGGGCTCGCGGTGATCGACGTGCCGCTCTTGCTCGAGACCGGGGGGCAGGCGCATTGCGACGCGGTCCTCGTCGTGACGGCGCCTGCGCAGGTGCAGCGCGCGCGCGTCCTCGCCCGGCCGGGCATGAACGCGGAGAAGCTCGACGCCATCCTGTCGCGCCAGATGCCGGATGCCGAGAAGCGCCGCCACGCCCATTTCCTTGTGGACACGTCGCGCGGTCTGATGGCCGCCGAGCGGCAGGTCGGCTCTATCCTGCGGGCGCTCGCCGGCCGTCCCGGGCGCGGCGCTGCGGCGAGGTCCTGA
- a CDS encoding shikimate dehydrogenase: protein MAPRCFVIGHPIAHSRSPLIHGEWLRAHRLAGSYERIDVAPADLPAFIGRLREGEFAGGNVTVPHKEAVMALVDGISEAGRAVGAVNTLWRENGRIVADNTDVSGFLAHLDATVPGWQGRVGTALVLGAGGAARGICYGLKSRGVARILVANRSRGRAEELAAALGHPLEAADWAGRHALVGEADLIVNTTALGMQGKPPLEIDLSALRPGTIVDDIVYVPLKTALLTEAARRGGIPVDGLGMLLHQAAPGFARWFGVMPAVTPALRALIEADILKA, encoded by the coding sequence ATGGCGCCTCGCTGCTTCGTCATCGGTCACCCCATCGCGCATTCGCGCTCGCCTTTGATCCATGGCGAATGGCTGCGCGCCCATCGCCTCGCCGGTTCCTACGAGCGGATCGATGTCGCTCCCGCCGATCTGCCGGCTTTCATCGGCCGGCTGCGCGAAGGCGAATTCGCAGGCGGCAACGTCACCGTGCCGCATAAGGAAGCGGTGATGGCGCTGGTCGACGGGATCAGCGAAGCCGGCCGGGCCGTCGGCGCGGTCAACACGCTCTGGCGCGAGAACGGGCGCATCGTCGCCGACAACACCGACGTGTCCGGTTTCCTCGCTCATCTCGATGCCACCGTGCCGGGCTGGCAGGGCCGGGTCGGCACCGCGCTCGTCCTCGGTGCGGGCGGCGCGGCGCGGGGCATCTGCTATGGCCTGAAATCGCGCGGGGTCGCGCGGATCCTCGTCGCCAACCGCAGCCGCGGCCGGGCCGAGGAGCTTGCCGCGGCGCTCGGCCACCCGCTCGAAGCCGCCGACTGGGCAGGGCGCCATGCCCTGGTCGGTGAGGCCGATCTGATCGTCAACACGACCGCGCTCGGCATGCAGGGCAAGCCGCCGCTGGAGATCGATCTTTCGGCCTTGCGGCCCGGCACCATCGTCGACGACATCGTCTATGTCCCGCTGAAGACGGCGCTGCTCACCGAAGCGGCGCGGCGCGGCGGCATCCCGGTCGACGGTCTCGGCATGCTGCTGCATCAGGCCGCGCCCGGCTTCGCCCGCTGGTTCGGCGTGATGCCGGCGGTGACGCCGGCCCTGCGCGCGCTGATCGAAGCCGATATCCTGAAAGCCTGA
- the hemE gene encoding uroporphyrinogen decarboxylase: protein MTKSENPALLRVLDGEALPVPPIWLMRQAGRYLPEYRALRAKAGSFLSLCYDPELAAEVTLQPIRRFGFDAAILFSDILVVPQALGQKLWFVEGEGPRLEPVADAGRLAEIDAQADQRKLDPILETVRRVRAALPRETGFIGFCGAPWTVATYMVAGRGTPDQGPAKALFGNDPALFQAIIDRIVTASIAYLDAQIAAGVDVVQIFDSWAGALSEEDFGRWSIAPTRRIVEGVRAAHPQARIIGFPRGAGRLIPDYVAGTGVDAVGLETDIDRDFAREAIQSRVPVQGNLDPLTLRAGGVELEREIDAVLAAFSGGPFIFNLGHGILPDTPIAHVERLLKRVREGAGDV, encoded by the coding sequence ATGACGAAAAGCGAGAACCCTGCCCTGCTGCGCGTGCTCGATGGCGAAGCCCTGCCCGTTCCGCCGATCTGGCTGATGCGGCAGGCGGGCCGTTACCTGCCGGAATATCGCGCGCTGAGAGCGAAGGCCGGCAGCTTCCTGTCCCTGTGCTACGATCCCGAGCTCGCCGCCGAGGTGACGCTCCAGCCGATCCGACGCTTCGGCTTCGATGCCGCGATCCTGTTCTCCGATATCCTAGTGGTGCCGCAGGCGCTCGGCCAGAAGCTCTGGTTCGTGGAGGGCGAAGGTCCCAGGCTCGAACCGGTGGCGGATGCGGGGCGGCTGGCTGAAATCGACGCGCAAGCCGATCAGCGCAAGCTCGATCCGATCCTCGAGACAGTGCGCCGGGTCCGTGCCGCCCTGCCGCGGGAGACCGGCTTCATCGGCTTCTGCGGGGCACCCTGGACGGTTGCGACCTATATGGTCGCCGGGCGCGGGACGCCGGACCAGGGACCGGCCAAGGCCCTGTTCGGCAACGATCCGGCCCTGTTCCAGGCGATCATCGACCGGATCGTCACGGCCTCTATCGCCTATCTCGATGCGCAGATCGCGGCAGGCGTCGATGTCGTCCAGATCTTCGACAGCTGGGCCGGCGCGCTGAGCGAGGAAGATTTCGGGCGCTGGTCCATCGCGCCGACGCGGCGGATCGTCGAGGGCGTGCGGGCGGCGCATCCACAAGCGCGAATTATCGGCTTCCCGCGCGGGGCCGGGCGCCTGATCCCGGATTACGTCGCGGGAACCGGGGTCGATGCCGTCGGGCTCGAAACCGATATCGACCGGGATTTCGCCCGTGAGGCGATCCAGTCGCGGGTGCCGGTGCAGGGCAATCTCGATCCGCTCACGCTGCGCGCCGGCGGGGTGGAGCTCGAGCGCGAGATCGATGCCGTGCTGGCCGCGTTCTCGGGCGGCCCCTTCATCTTCAATCTCGGCCACGGCATCCTGCCGGATACGCCGATCGCGCATGTCGAGCGCCTGCTGAAACGCGTGCGGGAGGGAGCGGGCGATGTATGA
- a CDS encoding Maf family protein, whose product MSAASGLWLAPEPLILASGSTTRRDMLIAAGIPVEVVKPEIDERAVEKPLVDRGVPPDQVAAALACAKALAVSREHPGRLVLAADQTLTCGGRAFHKPADLAAAADQIAALAGRTHQLHCAFVVVRDGTPLAEGLAVASLTMRPLQADIIARYLSVVGAGALASVGGYQLEGPGAQLFDKVEGDHFTILGLPLLPVIAALRDLGCLAR is encoded by the coding sequence ATGAGCGCCGCGTCCGGCCTCTGGCTCGCGCCCGAGCCGCTGATCCTCGCTTCCGGCAGCACGACGCGGCGCGACATGCTGATCGCCGCCGGCATCCCGGTCGAGGTGGTGAAGCCGGAGATCGACGAGCGCGCCGTCGAGAAGCCGCTCGTCGATCGCGGCGTGCCGCCCGATCAGGTCGCGGCGGCGCTCGCCTGCGCCAAGGCGCTCGCCGTCTCGCGCGAGCATCCCGGCCGCCTCGTCCTCGCCGCCGACCAGACCCTGACCTGCGGGGGCCGGGCCTTCCACAAACCGGCGGATCTCGCCGCGGCGGCGGACCAGATCGCCGCGCTCGCCGGCCGGACCCATCAGCTCCATTGCGCCTTCGTGGTCGTGCGGGATGGAACGCCGCTGGCCGAGGGGCTCGCGGTGGCGAGCCTGACCATGCGCCCGCTCCAGGCCGATATCATCGCGCGCTACCTTTCCGTCGTGGGTGCCGGCGCGCTCGCCAGCGTCGGTGGCTATCAGCTCGAAGGGCCGGGCGCGCAGCTCTTCGACAAGGTCGAGGGCGACCATTTCACCATCCTCGGCCTGCCGCTGCTGCCGGTCATCGCCGCGCTGCGCGACCTCGGCTGCCTCGCCCGCTAA
- a CDS encoding pyruvate, water dikinase regulatory protein has protein sequence MVRNYFHLHLVSDATGETLIAVSRAAAAQYESVSAIEHVYPLVRSEAQLARVLAEIEASPGVVLYTLVEPEWQEKLETFCRDLGCPCLSVLQPVLSLFQSYLGQASSEKPGAQHVLNTEYFRRIDAMNYTLLHDDGQLGGDLDNADVILVGISRTSKTPTSIYLANRGIKTANIPLVPNIPLPPELDSARKPLIVGLIASPDRIVQIRQNRLLSLRADDDTSYVDPAAVADEVTQSRRLCTRKGWPVIDVTRRSIEETAASILDLLRDHRMKFIAT, from the coding sequence GTGGTCCGCAATTATTTCCATCTGCATCTGGTCTCGGATGCGACGGGCGAAACGCTGATCGCCGTCAGCCGGGCGGCGGCCGCGCAATATGAAAGCGTCTCGGCGATCGAGCACGTCTATCCGCTGGTGCGCTCGGAAGCGCAGCTCGCCCGTGTCCTCGCCGAGATCGAGGCTTCGCCCGGCGTCGTGCTCTACACGCTGGTCGAGCCGGAATGGCAGGAGAAGCTGGAGACTTTCTGCCGCGATCTCGGCTGTCCCTGCCTCTCGGTGCTGCAGCCGGTGCTGTCGCTGTTCCAGTCCTATCTCGGCCAGGCCTCGTCCGAGAAGCCCGGCGCCCAGCATGTGCTCAACACCGAATATTTCCGCCGCATCGACGCGATGAACTACACGCTCCTGCATGACGACGGGCAGCTCGGCGGCGATCTCGACAATGCCGACGTCATCCTCGTCGGCATCAGCCGCACCTCCAAGACGCCGACGAGCATCTATCTCGCCAATCGCGGCATCAAGACCGCCAACATCCCGCTGGTGCCGAACATCCCGCTGCCGCCGGAGCTGGACAGCGCCAGGAAACCCCTGATCGTCGGGCTGATCGCCAGCCCAGACCGCATCGTCCAGATCCGCCAGAACCGCCTCCTCTCGCTGCGCGCCGACGACGACACGTCCTACGTCGATCCCGCCGCCGTCGCCGACGAGGTCACGCAGTCGCGCCGGCTCTGCACCCGCAAGGGTTGGCCGGTGATCGACGTGACGCGCCGCTCGATCGAGGAAACGGCAGCCTCGATTCTCGACCTGCTGCGCGACCACCGCATGAAATTCATCGCGACATGA
- the dnaQ gene encoding DNA polymerase III subunit epsilon, whose protein sequence is MREIVLDTETTGVEANNGDRIVEIGCVELINHCPSGRTFHVYINPERAMPVEAFNVHGLSEAFLADKPVFAAIADEFADFIVGAKLVAHNAAFDVGFINMEFRRLGLPPVEQAFVVDTLSMARRRHPGASNSLDALCTRYGIDNSRRTRHGALLDSEILAEVYIELIGGKQASLGLGVEAAAGRGDVVMAAAEKPQRRHPLPPRLDEAALQAHEAFVLGSLKAPLWKGYLGITDEAAQ, encoded by the coding sequence ATGCGCGAGATCGTCCTCGATACCGAAACCACCGGCGTCGAAGCCAATAACGGCGACCGCATCGTCGAGATCGGCTGTGTCGAGCTGATCAATCACTGCCCGAGCGGGCGCACCTTCCACGTCTACATCAATCCCGAGCGCGCGATGCCGGTCGAGGCGTTCAACGTCCACGGCCTGTCGGAGGCGTTCCTCGCCGACAAGCCCGTCTTTGCCGCGATCGCCGACGAATTCGCCGATTTCATCGTCGGCGCGAAGCTCGTGGCCCACAACGCCGCCTTCGACGTCGGCTTCATCAACATGGAGTTCAGGCGCCTCGGCCTGCCGCCGGTCGAGCAGGCTTTCGTGGTCGATACGCTCTCGATGGCCCGCCGCAGGCATCCCGGCGCCTCCAACAGCCTGGACGCGCTCTGCACCCGCTACGGCATCGACAACAGCCGCCGCACCAGGCACGGCGCGCTGCTCGATTCCGAGATCCTGGCCGAGGTCTATATCGAGCTGATCGGCGGCAAGCAGGCCTCGCTCGGCCTCGGGGTCGAGGCGGCGGCCGGCCGTGGCGATGTCGTCATGGCGGCGGCCGAGAAGCCGCAGCGCCGCCACCCGCTGCCGCCGCGCCTGGACGAGGCGGCGTTGCAAGCGCACGAAGCCTTCGTCCTCGGCTCGCTCAAGGCGCCGCTCTGGAAGGGCTATCTCGGCATCACCGACGAGGCGGCGCAGTAG